The genome window CGCATCGACTGGTGCATCACCGGCGAACCGTCCTCCACCGAACGGCTCGGCGACCTGCTGCGGGTCGGCCGCCGCGGCAGCCTGTCGGCCACGCTCGCGGTGCAGGGCGTGCAGGGCCACGTGGCGTATCCGCACAAGGCGCGCAACCCGATCCACCTGGCCGCACCGGCCCTGGCGGAGCTGGTCGCGCGGCATTGGGACGACGGTTACGAGAGTTTCCCGCCGACCAGCCTGCAGATCTCCAACCTGCACGCCGGCACCGGCGCCAACAATGTGATTCCCGGCGAGCTGCAGGTGGCCTTCAACCTGCGTTACAACCCGCACTGGGACGCGCCGCGGCTGGAAGCGGAGATCGCCGCGCTGCTCGACCGCCACGGCCTGGACTACACGCTGCGCTGGCACCGCAGCGGCGAGCCGTTCTACACCCCGGAAGGGCGCCTGCGCAGCGTCGCGCGCGCGGTGCTGGGGGACTTCGCCGGCGCGGCGCCGGAAGAGAGCACCGGCGGCGGCACCTCCGACGCGCGCTTCATCGCGCCGCTCGGCGCGCAGTGCATCGAGGTCGGTCCGGTCAACGCCAGCATCCACCAGGTGGACGAGCACGTGCGCGTCGCCGACCTGGAGGCGCTGCCAGGGTTGTATCTGGCATTGCTGGAGCGGCTGTTGCAGTGAACCCTTGGGGCGGCCGCGCCGCCCGCCTGCGTTTGGCCGCGCCTATTCCTTGGCCATCGGCGTCGGCGTCAAGGTGGTCGCACGGCCGCCCTGGATCGCCGTTACGCGCTGCTCCGCATCGCGCACCTGCGCCCGATCGGCGAGCAGGGTATAGGTCAGTTCAAAGTCTGCATGCTGTCCTGGCTGCAACTGCTTCACCCGGCCCTGCGCGCGTTCGACCGTCACCGGGTACGCATAGCTGGTGCCAGGTTCGATTCCGGTGACGTATCCCTTTTTTTCGGTATCGGTGTTTTTCCACAAGGTCAGCACCGGCAACTGCTGGGTGTCGAAGGCGATGGACACGCCCTTGTCGCCGGCACGATTGACCAAGGCGGCCAAGGTCTTGCCGGCGCTGTCCGCATAGGGGGCGATGTTGAACACCTGCTCGTCGAAGCCGCGGGTCGGCCCCTGGTAGCGTTGCCATGCGTCCAGGCCGGCCTTGGCATAGTCGTTGAACGGGGACACCTCCCGCGCCGGCGCCAGCAGGCGTGCGCCTTGTTCGAGAATCGGCCGCCCGAAGTTGCTGTGGTAGATGATCTGGTAGTCCTGGGCATAGTCGCCGGCGTTGCTCAGCACGTCGTGGATGGTGAACGCATTGCTGCCCGGGACGTAGCGCAATTCGGTCCAGGTTTCGAGTTGCGACTTCTTGAAGCTGCGCTCCTTGAGCAGCCCGCGCACGCTGATCGCATACGGCGCGTGCTCGTCGATGTCCACGATCACCTTGGAGGCGGGCGTATTGCCGGCGCGGCCATGCAGGGTATACAGCATGCCTTGCGCGGTGACCGGATGGCCGGTCCATTCATAGCCGCAACGCACCAGCATCTCGTTGAAGCCTTCCAGCCAGCCGAGGCCGTTGCGGCTTTCCAGGGTGATGCTATTCGGATTGACCACCTCGTCCACCGGGGAGTCCCAGCCCAGGCGTACGCCCTTGCCGGTGACGTGCAGCAGGCCCATGCCGCGGGTCGGGCTCAGCACGATGACCAGGCCGTCCTCGCTGCGGATGGTGATGATCTTGCTGCCTTCCTGACGGCCGCCGTGCAGCACGCTCTGTTCGATGCTGAAGTTGTGCTCATGGATTCCCAGCGCCTGGCTGTCGATGCGCCAGTCGCCTTGCGCCTGGTTGGCTTGCGTGTCGGTCAACACGATGCTGCGTGCCGCCGCCGTGGTGGGCAGCAGCAGCGCCGCTGCCCAGATCAGACATGTTTTCATCTATTGACTACTCTGGAGTTGCGGCCGGGGCATGGAACGCGACGGTCCTTGGCCACGGCGTGATAGGGCAAGCAGGCGCGACGTTGCGAACGCGCCTTGCCGGTTGCCGCAAAACGGCGTGCGCGAGTCTAGCAAGCGCAGTGCCGCCAGTTGCTGCGAACCCCATGCGCTCGCTGCATTGGCTACGGCATGCACCGCGCGTCGGCGCTGCTCCTGCCTCGGTCGCCGCTGTGCAGCCGGGCGGGCGTTCATCGTTGCCCTTGAAACAGTTGCGCCATTGCGCCGGCCGGGTTACGTTCGCCGCATGATCTCAATCTCAGCCCCCAGCCCGATCATCGCCAACGGCCGCAATAATGCGCTGGCGAATAATCGTGCGCGGCCGATGCGGGTCTGCGACTAGGCGCTACCGAAACACCACGCCAGTCTCCAGAAAACCCGCATCGGCCGATGCGGGTTTTTTTATGCGTGAAATCTTTCGCCGCAGCGCGGTGCCGGCCGGCAACCGCTGCAGACCATCGCCGCAACGACCTGCTACCCCCACACACCATCCAGGAGCTTTTCCATGTGTTCGATCTTCGGCATCTTCGGCCTGCAACCCGGCGACGACCTGCAGGCGCTGCGCAGGCAGGCGCTGGACTGCTCGCAGCGGCAGCGCCATCGCGGTCCGGACTGGAGCGGCGTGTATGTCGACGACGGCGCGATCCTGGTGCATGAGCGTCTGGCCATCGTCGATCCGGCCGGCGGCTCGCAGCCGTTGCTGTCCGAAGACGGGCAACTGGCGCTGGCGGTCAACGGCGAGATCTACAACCACCGCGAACTGAAGACGCAGCTGACCCAGCCGTATACGTTCCAGACCGGCTCGGATTGCGAGGTGATCAATGCGCTGTACCGCGAGCAGACGCCGGCCGCGCTGCTCGACCGGCTCAACGGCATCTTCGCCTTCGCCCTGTGGGACAAGGCCGCCGGGCGCGTGCTGATCGCGCGCGACCCGATGGGCGTGTGCCCGCTATACTGGGGCCACGACACGCACGGCCGGCTGCGCGTGGCCTCGGAGATGAAGTCGCTGGTCGACAGCTGTGCCGACGTCGCCCAGTTCCCGCCGGGCCATTACTACGACAGCGCCAGCGGCGAACTGCAGCAGTACTACCGCAAACCGTGGCGCGACTACGCCGCGGTGCAGGGCGTGCAGGTGAGCAAGCAAGAGCTGCGCGAGGCGTTCGAGCGCGCCGTGCACCGCCAGCTGATGACCGACGTGCCGTACGGCGTGCTGCTGTCCGGCGGCCTGGATTCGTCGCTGGTGGCGGCGGTGGCGGCGCGTTTCGCGCGCAAGCGCATCGAGGACAACGACGAGGCCGAGGCCTGGTGGCCGCGCCTGCATTCGTTCGCGATCGGCCTGAAGGGCTCGCCCGACCTGGCCGCTGCGGCGATCGCCGCGCAGTCGCTGGGCACCGTGCACCACGGCTTCGAATACACCTTCGAGGAAGGCCTGGACGCGTTGCCGGACGTGATTCGGCACATCGAGACCTACGACGTCACCACCATCCGCGCCTCCACGCCGATGTTCCTGCTGGCGCGGCGGATCAAGGCGATGGGGGTGAAGATGGTGCTGTCCGGCGAGGGCAGCGACGAGATCTTCGGCGGCTATCTGTATTTTCACAAGGCGCCGAACGCGCGCGAATTCCACGAGGAACTGATCCGCAAGCTCGACGCGCTGTACAACTACGATTGCCTGCGCGCCAACAAGTCGATGATGGCCTGGGGCGTGGAGCCGCGGGTGCCGTTCCTGGACGTGGAGTTCCTGGACGTGGCGATGCGCATGGACGCGCAGTACAAGATGATCGACAAGACCAGCAGTGGCGCGATCCGCATGGAAAAAGGCGTGCTGCGCGAGGCGTTCGAAGGCTATCTGCCCGATTCGATTTTGTGGCGGCAGAAGGAGCAATTCAGCGACGGCGTCGGCTACGGCTGGATCGATGGGTTGAAGGCGCATGCCGAGACGCAGGTCAGCGACCGCGAATTGGCCGCGGCCGACAAGCGTTTCCCGGTCAACCCGCCGCTGACCAAGGAAGCCTATTACTACCGCACGCTGTTCGAGCGTGCGTTTCCCACGCCGGCCGCGGCCGAAACCGTCCCCGGCGGCAAATCGATCGCCTGCTCCTCGCCGGCGGCGATCGCCTGGGATGCGAGCTTCGCCAACGCCGCCGACCCGTCGGGGCGTGCGGTGGCCGGGGTGCACGAGCAAGCCTTGGCTTCGTGAGCCGGCGCGTCCCGCCGGCAATGGCCGGTGGGATCGGGACCAGGGACCGGGGACCCGGAAATGCCCGATAACGCGATCTGAAGCTCTACCGGCTTCCGTTCTTCCGGTCCCCGGTCCCGCGTCCCGTCACCTATTCGAAACGCATGCAGCGCCCGTAATGGTCCGGCTGGATGTCCACGCCGGAGGCGTCGGCCTGGTTGTTCTTGTGCCACAGGTTCTGGCGGAAGTCCGGACCGCTGCA of Xanthomonas translucens pv. cerealis contains these proteins:
- the dapE gene encoding succinyl-diaminopimelate desuccinylase, with translation MSDVVDLTCELIARPSVTPDDAGCQALIAQRLARAGFAIERLRFGDVDNLWATHGRGAPVLALLGHTDVVPPGPREAWASDPFVPQIRDGMLYGRGAADMKSGVAAFVVAAEQFAAAHPDHPGTLALLLTSDEEGDALDGVRKVAESFRARGERIDWCITGEPSSTERLGDLLRVGRRGSLSATLAVQGVQGHVAYPHKARNPIHLAAPALAELVARHWDDGYESFPPTSLQISNLHAGTGANNVIPGELQVAFNLRYNPHWDAPRLEAEIAALLDRHGLDYTLRWHRSGEPFYTPEGRLRSVARAVLGDFAGAAPEESTGGGTSDARFIAPLGAQCIEVGPVNASIHQVDEHVRVADLEALPGLYLALLERLLQ
- the asnB gene encoding asparagine synthase B, encoding MCSIFGIFGLQPGDDLQALRRQALDCSQRQRHRGPDWSGVYVDDGAILVHERLAIVDPAGGSQPLLSEDGQLALAVNGEIYNHRELKTQLTQPYTFQTGSDCEVINALYREQTPAALLDRLNGIFAFALWDKAAGRVLIARDPMGVCPLYWGHDTHGRLRVASEMKSLVDSCADVAQFPPGHYYDSASGELQQYYRKPWRDYAAVQGVQVSKQELREAFERAVHRQLMTDVPYGVLLSGGLDSSLVAAVAARFARKRIEDNDEAEAWWPRLHSFAIGLKGSPDLAAAAIAAQSLGTVHHGFEYTFEEGLDALPDVIRHIETYDVTTIRASTPMFLLARRIKAMGVKMVLSGEGSDEIFGGYLYFHKAPNAREFHEELIRKLDALYNYDCLRANKSMMAWGVEPRVPFLDVEFLDVAMRMDAQYKMIDKTSSGAIRMEKGVLREAFEGYLPDSILWRQKEQFSDGVGYGWIDGLKAHAETQVSDRELAAADKRFPVNPPLTKEAYYYRTLFERAFPTPAAAETVPGGKSIACSSPAAIAWDASFANAADPSGRAVAGVHEQALAS
- a CDS encoding aldose 1-epimerase family protein; translation: MKTCLIWAAALLLPTTAAARSIVLTDTQANQAQGDWRIDSQALGIHEHNFSIEQSVLHGGRQEGSKIITIRSEDGLVIVLSPTRGMGLLHVTGKGVRLGWDSPVDEVVNPNSITLESRNGLGWLEGFNEMLVRCGYEWTGHPVTAQGMLYTLHGRAGNTPASKVIVDIDEHAPYAISVRGLLKERSFKKSQLETWTELRYVPGSNAFTIHDVLSNAGDYAQDYQIIYHSNFGRPILEQGARLLAPAREVSPFNDYAKAGLDAWQRYQGPTRGFDEQVFNIAPYADSAGKTLAALVNRAGDKGVSIAFDTQQLPVLTLWKNTDTEKKGYVTGIEPGTSYAYPVTVERAQGRVKQLQPGQHADFELTYTLLADRAQVRDAEQRVTAIQGGRATTLTPTPMAKE